The Coffea arabica cultivar ET-39 chromosome 9c, Coffea Arabica ET-39 HiFi, whole genome shotgun sequence nucleotide sequence AGGCGGCTGAGCTGGAGCTGCTGCAGTGGTGAGAGCGACCGTGAGGTGGAGCTTAGGGCTGGACGGCGGCGGCGATGGCGAGCTGGTAGAGGTTGAGCTGAGGTGGAGGTGGTCGAGAGAGTAGGAGGTAGATGCGGCGGTCGTCGCTGGCGGCGCGCGATGCAGAGGTGGCagccaaagaagaaaagaagaaggaaaaagtgGAACAAGGCAgcaaggaagaagaggaagaaaagagaaagaaagaaagaagaagaaagaaaaaaaaatgtttttttttcttgataattgaGAAACCTAGCTACGgttgaaaaatttttcttctttttttttgtttttttttgttaaaattttttttttgttattttttttttttttgcaaatgttattttcaaaattcaaaattagagatTAACCGAAAATCAATAATCgttcttgagttttttttttttgaatacttacctttcccgcgaaTGTAACGTGGGCACGTCATGAAGACACGGAATCTGGAGCTCTCCATATGACATGACGCGGGTACGTCATGAGGACAGGAGAGCTCTCTGACCGTGAGCTGCCTATACGtcatgacgcgggcacgtcatgggGGTAAGAATGCCTTCTGACGATTCTGACCGTGAGCTTTCCTTACGTcatgacgcgggcgcgtcatgacaGAAGGACACCtacaaatcatcaaaaaatgaaaattgagacCCGAAATCAGTTAAATTCAAGGAAAACACATTTAAACTATCACacgaaatcaaaacaaataattaaaagaaacaattggtttgcctcccaataagcgcctttctttaatgtcttcgGCTAGACATGTCATATTTGCTcagggaggataaaatcttgtggctcgtttcaatgcttcatcttcaatgtagtcctgatagccctcgtaaatagaataatccttgagcacacgagttacgggcttccatggactagtaaatggTGCTAAACAAGTCAACAATAATTTGCATTCTCCATTCACTCCTCCACCACACGCATTCatcggttcaagatatttttccattgccactcttaacttattcctgtcatgaaatttcaaattttctggtataataaaatcaatttcaataacaggaattgaagaataggagtcaggaaaatattggtttaaggagtggagaagatgtcaccgcagttggaaaattttcactagattcattcacttgaatgggttgcggttggggtttcatttcttccttttcggcttctttttcaactgcatctgtagatttctcattttgacactcttgcatctcctcatcactagtcaagcaaattgcactctcattttcttccaGATCAACAATGATTTttgagggcaattcttccatttgagaagctcatcgatttattctggatgtcaatagacatagttgatctgccagataactcattgcatccttcatcatttcattcctcatttgtgtctcctgttggaattggtatgtattaataaataattcacTCAATTCCtgaagagacatacctgacatggacgatggttgttgagactcttgctgttgaaaatccattggcccggtcgcataatcaaaattggaattatcccaccattcttgatcatacccgtttgaataagggtcatactgcgtttgatattggggtgaaaaatctccaaaagtatcaattggagcacttggattatcttgaaatgcggggcatgtgtcagttgaataacctgagtcaaaataagttccacaatttgcaacagcccattgatcattaggaaaaacatgagtctcataaccccattcaggaacaaagtccaatctatcatcaaaatatggaatgttagcagccataaaaaaataataaaaaaaataagagaaaaataaatttaaaaaaatgaaaacaagataaactcaaaaagaaacaaattaactagtgccagtccccggcaacggcgccaaaaattgacaggttgtcgaagcctgtgcaataataaaacctgctcaaactaaaagtaatttctgtagatagtggtaagtagggtcgaatccacagggactgggagtaattgtttcttttcaatttcacaGTAACAAAGGGGGTATTTTTGTGCAGAAGGTGACAATAAAAGaagttcaaataaaatctaagaaactactaaaaattaaataacaaattactaaaatcaaatgagtgataattaagaatctaaccaagaaataacttcagcaatggtgcacctaattgatcatcgaaacaaaggcaattccaattatttattaataaataggttataactaccaaacaaacgATGGCAATCAACCcttccttactgtgtcggtgatcaaggtacgcccgttaatcattGCTCTAATTGAAAAACAATTctaggtacgcccatagaatttaattccccaattgccttatgtattagaggagccatattctaaccaaataacgcattaccagggttattttagattagcccgcatatccccctgacacaaacccaatcatgccagttgtcactattttgagacaattaaacaattacggatttaacgtcccaattgacaatagattatcaaattaactaatgatccggatccaagacaatcaatcaattaaacaatcataagcactgtaaccagggaatatgcgaataccaataaataaaaagaaaagataaaattaaatcgatctcacaattttaggtgactcaaagcatccgttgtcccttgactagagtgAGGAGATTAGTTTAGTTCATAATTAATGAACAAAATCCACACAAAATTGAAACAAGAGTCGCGGCCATCAACTCCCAAATTGGGAAATGCAATTCGCTCCAATCAAGAAGAGATAGCAAAGTTACAAGAGGTAGCCCTCTGTTTCCTTCGGATGACATATGAAAAAGCAAAAGCAATTGCTAAGGGTTCAgatgaagaaaagtcaaagtttCTTTCAATTTTGCTCTTGACATCCGTAGAAGAATTCCACTACCACAAGCTAAGAAAGAACAGTCCCTACTAGATGACGAAAAATGGAAAAGTCAAAGGAAACTAGGCTGAACTAAAGTACGGAAAAACTAAGAGGGAAGCCAGCTCCCTACTGTGCGGCGGCTCCCCCCAAGAGGAAGAAGACTCCTTTTTTCCTGCGCAATTTTCCTATATAAAGTAGTGCTCCTTGCGGCGGCTCCTGTGCGGAAAAAAGAAGATTTCGGCCCAATTTGCCCAACAAGGGCTCACGTTTTgttgttccaaaaatgcccctagGACAAACTCTATCATCTGAACTCTTTTCTTGCCAAATTAGCACCTATTattatattttcgttctactccctgaaataaatgcaaaatatcaaaagtgaatagaatctagcaattaatccacattaggtcaggtaatagggaaaattaataataaaataaatgataaaattgcaacctatcagcTTTATAGGGGGTTTTAGGAATTCTTGATGACCGTTTGGACAACAATTTCCAATTATAAGTTCTGTGTCATAAATGCACTAAAAAATTTGGCTGATCGTGCTATTACACTTGGTCGCAAACTTTCAGTCGGGAAAAATGTATTTAGCCGCTAATATGCCACGGAAAGCTTCCACAAACAACATTTTGTCAGAATCTACATTTACATTTCTATAAGGTTCTCTTGTCTAAATACAAAAAAACTCTGCTCAATTCTTAGTCGAATGGAGTTTTCTGAATTCTTCTTGTAACTGGAAGATCATTTTTAGATCTTTGGGCATACCCATCGGCTCAATGTAATTATTGCCAATTTGactgaaaaataaataaaataagggaAGAACTAAGCAGTTTAAAGGGAAAGAAATTAACAAAGCAGCAGAGCAtgaacgagagagagagagagagagagagagagagagagaagattaaatcaaataacaaactacataaaaaaaataaagttcaatCTACAATTTTTTGTCCATTAGCCCATGACTACTAAAATGGGTTGAGAAATTGGCCCAGTGATTTCAGCCTCAAAGTAATTGGTTGTGCGCATCTGGGTTGCTGGCAGCTTGTTGGGCCAAGAAGGGCAGCTGCAGCCTCAAATTATACTCTATGATGCCACCAAGATTCATATTTATATAttgttcttgtttcttttgCCAATTACATCTATCGTATTAAGGTGGTTGTGatcaaataaatattttttctttgttaTCGGTTTCAATTCTATAAAGGATTTCCGAGTAATGACACAATTCGAATTGATACGTTATTTTGGTAGtcatatttgtatttatttgatgtGTTGTCTCAATTATTGATTCCCGTCATAAACATTGAAGTTAATATTTAAAGATAGGGCAAATTATCCATTTGGCCCTTGAACTTTTTGTCTAGATAAAAATAAGCCCTTCATCTATTTTTTATTGACTTCAAGCCcttgaacttgtaaaattggGCACCGTGACCCTTTTAGCCAGTTTCTCCGGTTTTGCAACCGAAGGCCAATTCACACGAATGTCATTGTACTTCttcaaagggcatttttgtcgcAGCTTTGGCAAGTTTCAACTTTCGACAGATCGAAGCAGAAAAATTCATCACTTCCGGCCAAGTCGTAATTTCACCACTTCAAATCCCATCCCGACCTCGGACTCCCTTACCCATTACTGTAATTTCAGCTCTCTACTTCCTCATCGGCATTGCCGGAATCAGCTTCTTTCTCCTCGTCGTCCTTTACCCCAGGCCCGCTCCTATCTTCCGCTGTGGCCGCATTCAGGACACTTTCAGAGCCTTCTATTCTCTTTCCAGCGCTTGGCGACTCGGAGAAGGAGACTCCGACATCGGAAATGCCACTGGCACGGAGCGGCAGAAGCTTCTTGGGTTCGTCGGAATTCAGACGGGGTTTTCCTTGGTAGATCGCCGGGAAGCCTTGAGGAGTACTTGGCTCCCTTCTGAGCCTGAGGGTCTTCTTAGGTGTTTCGAATCagttcttctttcctttttttctttttgtatgcaTTGACCTTGAATTGGTTCAATTGAGCTGCTTTTCTGACGCAATCTAGTTTGCTGGGagaaaaaatttataaactaaTCAAGAGGACAAAAGACTGGTCTAATCACTCTATAATCATGCGTCTCTACTTTGTCAAAGGAGGCAAAAGAATCTGGCTTTCGGGCTGGTTACAAACAGTAGGATTTCCTATTATTGCCAGCCCACTACTCATCTCCTATTTCCACGACCGCAAAACTGAAGGGCCAAACACCAAGCTAGTATTGATGAAATATCCTCTATTCATTGCCGCCGCCGTCATCGGCCTCCTGACCAGCATTGGCAACTACTTGTACGCCTACGGAATGGCTCGCCTCCCTGTTTCGACCTCTTCCATCATCATTGCTTCACAGCTTGCTTTCACTGCTGTCTTTGCTTTCCTTCTTGTCAAGCAGAAGTTTGTTGCATATTCAGTCAATGCCATTGTTTTGCTGGCCGTGGGAGCTAGGGTTCTGGCTATGCACATCAGTAGTGACCGGCCCAAGGGTGAGTCCACCAAGATGTATGTTTTGGGGTTCCTCATGACGCTCGCAGCCGCGGCTTTGTACGGCTTGATTTTGCCGGTGGTGGAGCTGATGTATCTCAAGACAAAGCAAGGTTAAAATCAGATGAGGGTCAGGTTGAGAAAGCGGCGGCGGCGAGAGTTTTGCAGAGGGAAAGACGAGGAGTTGTTCCCTTTTTGCTTAGAAAAtgtggacaaaaatgccctttaaaGAAGCACAATGGCATTCGTGTGAATTGTCCTTCCGGTTGCAAAACCGGAGAAACTGGTTAAAAGGGTCACGGGTGCCCAATTTTACAAGTTCGAGGGGTTAAAGTcagcaaaaaatagatgaggggcTTAGTTTTACCTAGACAAAGAGTTCAAGGgccaattggataatttgccctAAAAGATATTAAGCATCTAAACGAGGAAACTTTCTGGCAGGCCTCCAAAGTCTAACCTATTCAATTTGCATGGTTTTAGCTTCTCAACTATATATTGTAGCAAATAAGTTttcaaacagaaaaaaaaagctTAGTTTAAGGACCTCTGTCAATTTTGGGCAATCACTGTAATGGAATTAAGAGTAAAatcgaccaaaaaaaaatcaactcacgatttgattaaaaatGAAATATATTAAGTCAACCAATGATATGGAGTTTAATGTTTCTTTATCTTCTCTCATCTTCCATTTTTTCTAGCCCTAATTTGATGAATTTTAGTCTGTTTTCATgggttgattttttttgtttggttggttttgcCCCTAATTCCGTCATCTCTAATGGCCAAAATTGACGGAAATCTTTAAAGtaagcttttttctttttgaagggGTTATTTGTGACAACTTATATAGTTGAGGGGCCAAAACCATGCAAAGGCGATAGTTTAGGGGCTATCTGAAAAGTTTCCTCTGTCTAAAATTAGCATTTAGCAACTTGCCTCCGTTGAATGGTTTATTGTATACTTTAACCGTTTCTTTGTTTGAGATCCTTAATAGACATACCATTTGGTCATCATTTCAGTTTGACGTATTTCATTCCGTTCTTTATAAAGTTTCTAAATAGATAACTTATTGATGTCCACCTCTTTTTCGGCTTCAACAATTGAAATACATTTGAGATATGATTTGCTagtaatctaaaaaaaaaaaaaaaattgctagtTGACTTTGTGTTAGAAACTACAAGATTCATAATCTTACGAGCTGCCATACTTTTTGAATAAATGCAATTTTTTCTGGACATGTCgtcttaaaattcattttgcaccaaaataataaaaaaaaattctgaatttGCCATTGACCAAGATCATCATTCTAATGTAAGAATATAATGAATGCTTGCACTCGGAGCTGGTGACATAAATTAATTGAATCTAATTAACATAAAAGTCTACAGAATTACTACAAATTTTTGAACGTAGTTCAAGGTCAACATTGTACTCCCACAAAAGTTTGGTCCAAGCTCAAAATGCTAAAGAAATTGTCACATTATCTGCATAGATTGTAGTACTCATTAAACACTATTGTTTGTCTGCACATTAAAATAGTAAATAAGATGTTAATTGACATTGGTCCATGATatgcaaaattacaaaatgcaTGGGCCTAGTGGACATTGCTGATCATATTGTGGTCTTTGCAACCTTTCTTGCAAGAATTACCCAACAAAGCACTCTATAAAATACAAAGAAGCCTAACATGATCCCAACATTGATCCACCTTGTATCCCTCTCAAGTCCTCTGCCTTTCAAAACATCATTTCCTGTAAGTACACATTTGGTACTGTAATCTTCAGTAGCATTGCTCCAAGAAAAACATTCACTTCTCAAGCTCCAATATTCATTCGTAAGAAGGGAATCCAGAGGATATCTGTATAAGGAAACATAGTACATGAAGAGCCAATACTTTGGAATGCACTCTTTTGGGATGAAGTAGCCAGagaacaagaaaaaagcacCAAGAACTGTACAAATCAGAGAGTTCCCTGAGATGAAGTCTGGAGAAATGGCACTAAGGAAGAGAACCAAGGAGCTAGCCATCAGAACAATGAGCCAAACCATGAAAACGAAGAATGCAAAAGCAGAAATTGAAGGGTTAAGCCCCACGAGCCAGTATACAGGAACTGAGAAGAGAATCGCGACGAGGAATAGAAAGGGAAGGAAGATAAGTGTGTTTGCGATCATGTAAGAAGAAACTTTGTAGGCACCTCTTGAAGCTTCTTTCATCAGGACTCGTCTTTCTTGAAGATATATGGGAAGTGCTTCAACtgtggaagaaagaagaaagctaAGACTAAAAGCAAATAGGCCTAACCTTTCTGCGACTCCTCCTGCATCGTTCCGCACTTTTAGATATACAGTTCCCAACCCAAATCCTCCAACAACAGCTTGCATAGTTCTCGCAAGTAACAGCTGCTTTGTTCTGTAAATTATCTTCAAAAATCGAGAGCAGAGTACCTTAATTTCATACATGTTTCTGATAAAAAATCCGCCTTTTACTCCATATTGATCAACAGGAGGTTGAAATTGACCTCTACCAACATCTTTTCGCCACATTTCATCCTCTGAATTAATCAAGAGATCATCAGTAGTTTCAGAGCATGATTCCTCAAGTGCATTCATGATCTCCATGGAAAATTCAAGTGCATTTAACTGCACAGGAATTTGAAATCCCAATCTGTTTATAGTCTCCTCAAGTGATTCTAGCGAACCATTATGGACAACAGTTCCACCAGAAAGGATCAAGAAATTCGATATATACTCAAACATTCGATAACTAGGCTGGTGGATGGACAAAAGTATAGTTCTCTGCTTTGATTTTGCCATAGACGAAAGCAGATCGATCACCTGAAGTGCTGAAGTGCTATCCAGTCCTGAAGTTGGCTCATCAAGCAGTAAAATTGATGGATCATGAATCAATTCAACTCCAATTGAGACTCGCTTTCTTTCTCCGCCTGATATCCCACGGTTCTCTTCATCTCCTACAAATCCATCAGCAACATGAACAAGTCCAAGTTCCACCATCAATCCATCAActctctcttccttttctctcgTACTCATTTCCTTGAGTCGAAAATCAGCACTAAACATCAGTGTCTCCTTGACAGTAAGAAGAGGCAGCAGATCATCATCTTGAGCCACAAAACCGCATATTTTCCTCAGCTGAGTTGTGTTAGTAATCGCATAGCCATTAATAAACACACTTTTTGGTTTGAAATCCTTGTTCCTGACCCTCCCTGAGATGACTCGAAGAAGGGAAGACTTACCAGTGCCACTTGGTCCAACAACTGCTAATATCTCAGAGCTTCTTGCAGTGAAAGAGACTGATTTCAGAATACTAATGGGCTtagttttcttcatttttccaaagaaaaaaGACCCATTTTCGTAAATagtataggaaagtttccttaACCTGAGTTCATAGGATTGTTTGGATGGATCTGTTGGTGGTGAATGATGGAATGATGAAGAAGAACATCGAGTGCTGATGGATGATAATCCTCCTGGTGAATCAGAAGTGGAGAATAGTATGGCTGAATCTTCTTCCACGTTTAGTCCTTGCGGTTGGAAGCATGACGCCATGGTTCTTTCTAGGATTTGATTAAACAGCTTCTTGATATCTGAAAGgtgaaaaggagagaaaaggcAAGTGATGTTTGAAGTTTCAAGTGCTAAGTTTTATTGGGATTGCTCTAACCATATTAAAACTTCTGATATTGAAGGTCTCCAATATAGGTGAAGTTTGGTATATCTTCCAACAGAATTTGGTCATCTGAGAATTGGACTACTGCAAAAGCTATGCcgtattaatcaatcaaacaaccaAATTACTTGGAGAAACTCGCTAGTATCTGAATTCCTTTTTTCCCTAGAAATTCTTATTTTTGTTATGatgatagaaaaagagaaacttATCATCTTTGATCAATTGATTCATGCATAAATCATTCACTCTTTGAATATTTTCTTTCCTCATTCCAATTTGAGTTTTATTTTGCTTTTCAATTAGGTCATGAAATATTTAATGTCAACTACATCTATGTAGAATGTTTTTATTGCTAAAAAacatgtatatttgatataagagaaaaaaaaaactgaaatgtAACAGCTTTCTTTTTACGTTTTCTGCTTAAGTTCAAGAAAAGTACAAACTATCGAGATCCCAAccacttttttatttcttttatttatcttCTGATTAACACA carries:
- the LOC140014177 gene encoding purine permease 1-like, producing MAASCDGSQGAVRRVGLEAAASCCGAGLWSVGRRLSWSCCSGGRCGGPIIMRLYFVKGGKRIWLSGWLQTVGFPIIASPLLISYFHDRKTEGPNTKLVLMKYPLFIAAAVIGLLTSIGNYLYAYGMARLPVSTSSIIIASQLAFTAVFAFLLVKQKFVAYSVNAIVLLAVGARVLAMHISSDRPKGESTKMYVLGFLMTLAAAALYGLILPVVELMYLKTKQG
- the LOC113707689 gene encoding ABC transporter G family member 23-like isoform X2 yields the protein MASCFQPQGLNVEEDSAILFSTSDSPGGLSSISTRCSSSSFHHSPPTDPSKQSYELSSEILAVVGPSGTGKSSLLRVISGRVRNKDFKPKSVFINGYAITNTTQLRKICGFVAQDDDLLPLLTVKETLMFSADFRLKEMSTREKEERVDGLMVELGLVHVADGFVGDEENRGISGGERKRVSIGVELIHDPSILLLDEPTSGLDSTSALQVIDLLSSMAKSKQRTILLSIHQPSYRMFEYISNFLILSGGTVVHNGSLESLEETINRLGFQIPVQLNALEFSMEIMNALEESCSETTDDLLINSEDEMWRKDVGRGQFQPPVDQYGVKGGFFIRNMYEIKVLCSRFLKIIYRTKQLLLARTMQAVVGGFGLGTVYLKVRNDAGGVAERLGLFAFSLSFLLSSTVEALPIYLQERRVLMKEASRGAYKVSSYMIANTLIFLPFLFLVAILFSVPVYWLVGLNPSISAFAFFVFMVWLIVLMASSLVLFLSAISPDFISGNSLICTVLGAFFLFSGYFIPKECIPKYWLFMYYVSLYRYPLDSLLTNEYWSLRSECFSWSNATEDYSTKCVLTGNDVLKGRGLERDTRWINVGIMLGFFVFYRVLCWVILARKVAKTTI
- the LOC113707689 gene encoding ABC transporter G family member 23-like isoform X1 produces the protein MASCFQPQGLNVEEDSAILFSTSDSPGGLSSISTRCSSSSFHHSPPTDPSKQSYELRLRKLSYTIYENGSFFFGKMKKTKPISILKSVSFTARSSEILAVVGPSGTGKSSLLRVISGRVRNKDFKPKSVFINGYAITNTTQLRKICGFVAQDDDLLPLLTVKETLMFSADFRLKEMSTREKEERVDGLMVELGLVHVADGFVGDEENRGISGGERKRVSIGVELIHDPSILLLDEPTSGLDSTSALQVIDLLSSMAKSKQRTILLSIHQPSYRMFEYISNFLILSGGTVVHNGSLESLEETINRLGFQIPVQLNALEFSMEIMNALEESCSETTDDLLINSEDEMWRKDVGRGQFQPPVDQYGVKGGFFIRNMYEIKVLCSRFLKIIYRTKQLLLARTMQAVVGGFGLGTVYLKVRNDAGGVAERLGLFAFSLSFLLSSTVEALPIYLQERRVLMKEASRGAYKVSSYMIANTLIFLPFLFLVAILFSVPVYWLVGLNPSISAFAFFVFMVWLIVLMASSLVLFLSAISPDFISGNSLICTVLGAFFLFSGYFIPKECIPKYWLFMYYVSLYRYPLDSLLTNEYWSLRSECFSWSNATEDYSTKCVLTGNDVLKGRGLERDTRWINVGIMLGFFVFYRVLCWVILARKVAKTTI